The genomic region CCATGCTCCACTCTGCCCTCCTCCTTTGCTGGTTGGGAGGTGAGGCCATCGGCAGGGAGAGGAGGCCCGAAGATGGAGTTAGCCTGACCCCTGGAACCTACCTGGGCCCTGGCACTTGCGGGACCCCTGGCTTCCACAGCCCCGGCAGGGCGCAGCTCCCTAGCACTCATGTTAGCAAAGGCCAGCCTCAAGGGGCCCTTCCCGCCTGGAGTGCCCACCCTCCCACCGCCTCGTCGCCTCCTAGGTGCTCTTCGAGGCCCAGCTGACACTTCGGAGAATGAGGGCATTGGGGGAGGCCCTCTTAAGGACGCTGGGAGGGGGGCGGCAGGGCCCACGAATCCAGATTTCCAGCAATCTCAGGAGAAGACTGTCCAAAAGGTCCCTTGCTGCTAACAGTCCCCCGGCTTTCCTTCAATGCAGCTCCCTGGGCAGCGGGCACGGAGCTGGAACAAGGTCAGGGGCCAAGTGTGCAGGGAAACCCCCTCGGTGACCTCCTTTCGGTGTCTCGGGGGCTCTGAGCTTGGGGCCAACCTTTGCATGTGCCTTTCCTGCCTCCTGGAACAGGCACCTttccctggctggctctgtctcACCTTTTAGGTCCCAGCAAAAATGTCATCTCCCTGGATAGGCCCCCTCTAGATGACCCAGAGAGGCTGGTGGCCTCCCTCCTGTTCATTTCTTTCCAGGCAGTTTCACACCCTGCACTTACACACTCGTGAGTTTGTGTGATCGCTGCCTATCTCCCATATGACCTGGCAGCTCAGAGACGGGGCTGGACTGAGATCCATCCCCAGAAAATCTTCCCTGTGATGCCCTAACACGTCCCCAGGTTCGGGACCACTGCACTAAACACTTTGAGTCTTGACCACAACTGAAAACTCAGAGCCTCAGGCACAGGGTGAGCCCATAGCAGAGCGAGTACTCGAGAACTCGGACCCAGGTGGGTCCTCAGACCAGATccctgggaaggggcagagtaAAGGGAGCTGCCCGCAGAGGTGTGTGTGCCTGaaacaggaggggagggagagcccAGAGGGTCAGTCCCAGCCCTTTGGCATCCTTGGGATTGCTATGTCAAGGGGACAGCTGAGAGTCTCCTGAACAGGGTGGATTAAAGGGAGTGACAGGCCATGCGACGCAGTGAGGTTAGAGTGGCTGGATTTGCATATTCTTTGCATGCAATTTGCATACTACCCTcttccctcctgtctctgcctgagGCCCTGGCAAAAGGCTGGTTAAGATGACCACAAGGCCTATAACACTGACTCCACAGCCCCTAAACAAAGGCAGGAGGGGTCTGCTGCCTCCTTCAGGCAGCCCCCCTAGGTTAGTGGGCCACAGCCGGGAAGGTGGAAGGAGCTCATGCCGAGGTGGAGTGACACGCGTGCAGGCGCAGGTAGGGAGGGCACCTGTCTGGGGTCGGCCCCGCAATAAGGAGGTGCCCGTCGCAGCACAGCCTTGCTGCCTCCTGGAGCATAAGCAGAATTCACCCAGGAGTGTGAGCGGTCGATACCCTGGAGACACACGGGGAAGTGGTAGAATCCatgggcagaaggcagggagaATGGCGCAGATCACCGAGCGGGAGCACTGTTCGGGGCCGTACACGCCCCCTGGGTGCCCACACGCAACCCTGGCAAGCGTCTGTGCACGTCTGTGTGTGAGGTCCACGCGCATGTGCTCCCTGTGGGCGGCCGGGCGTGGGTGCACGTGTGCAAGTGccctgtgcacacacatgcgtgtggTCTGTGAGCACACACATCTGTGGGTATACGCGCGTATACACACCTGTTCCACTATGTCCACACAGCTTTTGTCAATCGGGCCAACCTCCGGCCACCCATCCTTGGGTCGGCCTTGGAGTGCGGAGCCCAGGGCAAAGTCTGAGTTGCCGCCCCTGAGCTGTGACAGCTGCAGACCAGCCCTCCTGCCCAGAGTCAAGTCCGTGCCGCTGTCCGGCACTTCCTGTACCTCCGTCCACCCTAACAGCCTTCACCCGCCCCATCTGCCAGACGGAGCCACTGAGGCTAGAGACCCCAGGGCCTACCCTCGCCCTACCTTGCTGGCCAGGATGCGGGAGACCTCGTCGTCCACAGAGCCCGGGGCCACGGCCAGGTCAGGGTTGCTGCTGCTAATGCTCTTAGAGCGGGCCAGGTAGAGACTGGCAGGGCGGCCCGGGCCACGGGCCAGCGTGGCAGGCTGCACGGCCACTGGAGGGGCCCCTGAGGATGGAGGCAAGATGGTTAGCCCCTGCCTGTTCCCGGCTGGCTGTCCTGGGTGAAATCGCTCTCTGCCTCTGAGCCTCCAGGCTTCTCGCCTATAAAATGGGCACACTAGTGGCCGCTGTCTCACAGTGATTCGGGGGAGATGGGGCCTGGCACGCACTATGTGCCCAGAGGGGTTAGAGGTTAGTATTCATGACTTAGCAAATAGAAAAGAATCCAACTGTATTGAGCATTCACTGAACCAAACCTGTTGTACGAATTACTATCTCATTTACTCTTACCAGCGCCCGCATGAAGGGATGACCACTATTATCCttgttttacaaatggaaaacagacccagaaaggtgaagtcacttgcccagggtcacagagtttataggagacagagctgggattcaaacttgCGCAGCCCAACTGCGTCTCTGATTCAACCTATGGCAGAAGCTTGTTGACTGGCTGAATGACCCACTAGTCAAGCAACAAAAACCACCAAcctgggggtgagggaaggagtGAACACAAAGTCTCTCTCGCAAATTGCCCAAATCAGCCAAGGTctggcctctgggcctttgcacatgctattccCACTGACCGGGATGCTCTCCTCCCAGACACATCCTGTCATCCGGGGCCCTCCCACCAACACTTACCACTTGGGAGGCTAGGCTCGGTGCCAGGCAATCGGAAGGCATAGTGGACATAGGCAGCCAGCAGCGGGCAGTGACCGCGGGCATCCTGGGCAGCCTCTAGACTCCGGTGGACAAGGCTGACCACATGGGCCATTGCTTCAAAGGCCCCACGACCTAAGTTCACTGCCGGGCAGAACAGAGGTCAAGTGCTAAAGCCCACGGCCTTCTACCTCTCCAAGGAACCCCTTATCTCCCACCTTTCCAAGGGGTTGTGGGGCCAATGAAAGGGTCACAGCACACCTGCTCTGGGCCCAGGGGGGTTGGGAGCCGTTTTTCAGAAAGCAGAACTGAGGCCGGAAAGATGAGTGGGTTAGAGGAGGTCACCCAGGACCAGGGGACCAGGGGGCCCCTTtccagatagggaaactgaggtctgaGGCTGTGCCTGCTCACCGATCTGGCCGCCAATGATTGGAGGCCGCATGACTAGACGGACAAGCTTGTCCAGCACGTGGTGGGAGAAGGCGACAAGGGGCTCAGGGCTGGCGAGGCGCAGGGCTGCTAGGCTGGCCCGCAGCTCCTGTTCCACGGTGTTCTCACTCAGCACAGTGTCCTTGAGGCGGAATGGGAaggccccctcctccaggacGTGCACCAGAGTGAAGAACTTGTCCAGGTGAGGGTcctgagggtggggggggggggacctggggtgagcgggggtgtgggggaggggccagggttCCATGGCTGGGAAGACCCtggagggttgggggtggtgcTCAGTGGGCAGAAAACCAAGGCCGCGGATCAAAGAACTGACCACGAATGAGGAAAGGATGAGCCAGGAgctgaagggaggagagagggatggaggagTGACCACAGAAGCAGCAAGGGGCACGTGCGGAGAGGAGAGACCACGTAGAAGGCCAAAGCCCCAGCCAGGAGGGCCACTCGCACGGCCGCCCCCACCTGACTCAGCAGCTTCCCTGGGTGGCAGGGCCTCGCTGATCAAAGTCACGTCCGTGGCCCGAAGCCAGGCCTCCCAGTCAGCGGGAACTGTTGCTCAACCCCAGGGCCAGACTGctgggttccccccaccccctaccccctacCTGTGGGTGCACAGAGGACACGGCAGTGAGCTCCACGCTGAACACGCCCTTGTGGCCGTCCACCCAGCGCATGCCTGGCAGCGCCACCTGCAGGAGGGACACGCCCTGCACTGATTGCACCATTGCAACTAGGGTGCAACAGAgtcgtggggtggggggggttgcaCAGCCGGGCGCCAACCCCAGGGGGATGCAGACGGGAGGGAGTACTATGGGGGTCCCCTGGGCAGGCTGGAAGCCTGGGGTACAAACGGAGAAGCAGACAAGGGAAGCCTGGGGTGTACATTACTAAAGGAAATGAATCGGGCAAGAGCACGGTGGGAGAACTTGCGGGGCCCAGGCATTCACGGCAGCTCAAGAATAAGTGGGAGGGTGACAATATTAATGGGGGTGAAGGGCCCTGGAAGAATTACTGGGGGGATCGTggtcagggaggcaggcagggctgcAAACGGAGGACTGCAGCAGAAAGGCCGTGGTAATGAGGCCAGGCtagtgggggacagggagggacacGTGGGGATAGTAGAACACATAAAGGCAGTAATGGGGGGGATGGAGCAGCCAGAGGCCCTAACAGAGGGCAACAAGGCTCCCAAGGGTATTGATGGGAAAGGAGGGCACGGCACAGATGGGGGACGATgaggcaggagcctggggagtgttgtcggggggggggggcaggcactgggaggggaggcagggggccaGGGCACATACGTCTGGTGTGAGCACGGAGTAGCTGGGCGGGGGCTGGTCCACGGAcacagggaggcagaaggggccAGTCCTCAGGCGGCCGTGCTGCAGCAGTGGGATCCACTGGGAAGAGCCTAGGGGTTAGGTCTGGGgccagacgggggtggggggctgacagcaggactgggggcgggggtgagggctGGTGGGAGTCTCACAGTGAAGCCCACGGGAGTCTCTAGAGCTGTGCCCGGCCTGGGCTGGCAGCTGACATGGTAGAAGGTGAACAGCAGGTGGTGGTTCTCGGTCACACAGGCTGGAAGACGCAGCTTGAACTCCTCGTAGAACTCTGGGGACCTAGGAGGGGACTCTGCTGGGGGCGCGGTGCCCCCAGGCCTCCCCAACCTCTCTTGCAAGTCAGACCCCAGCGCTGCCTTGCCCTATGGTCTGCTCTCTGCCACGGAGTCCCCGCCTGCTGTCCTGGgggcagcctcctcccctcctgccgCCCCACCATGTCCCCACCGTGTCCCCACCGTGTCCCCACCACCGGCCCCGTCCCGCCACCCTGCATACTTGTTGTGGTAGACTACCGGGGTGAAGGCCTCGCGGGCGAACTCACTACAGCTGGACTTGCCAAAGATGACCTGGGAGATGGTGTGCATGAGGGGGCCCCCCTGGGACACACCCCCCGAGGAccgcccctcacccccctccccaccccccgcagtcACTGACCGGCAGGGCCTGGCTGGGGTCCTCGCCTGCCATGTACTGCACGCGCACAGTGAGGTTGCGCACGGAGCCCTGACGGCTGCTGAAGTTCAAGCAATGTGGGTACACGTACAGCAGGTTCctatgggggcggggggcggggggcatcaGAGGAACCAGTGGGGCTGGGAGACCGGGGGTTGGAGGGGGGTCGGTGATGGCCACGCAGTTGAGGCACTAAGGGCGGCGGATGCAGCTATTAGGGGCACCAGGTGGCCAATTATAGACATCTGTGACTGGCAGAGATGGGAGACAGGTGGGCGCCCTGGAAGCACAGATGGGGGGAACAGTATAGCAGAGGGTGGGGACACAGAGGGGCTTTGGGGTCACTaatgaggcacagggaggtgctGAGCAGGGACAGATGGGTGCTCAGGGTCAGGGTTCCAAAAAGGTGGCCCAGGTGGCCAGTAGTCAAGCCTGAGCCCCACGGGGGCTGACCCGCCCCTCTCTTGGCTCAGGGGCCTGATTACCCTTCCCCCAGGAGACGCCACTAGAGTTATGAGGCCTGTGTctcaggtggagaaactgaggccagcaTCAGAAGTGGGGCTGGGCTAAAGTCAGagttctgcctgtctctcccagCAAGCCCAACActcctgggcctcagcttccctaTCTATATAATGGGGCCATcgaggctcctggctcagccttTGCAGCAATGCCAGTCACGAGAAACAAGGGGAGTGACAAGGATCGCCCTGAACGTTAACACGGAACCTACTGCAGGCCCAGCTCTGTTCTAAGTGCTCAGCACGAAACAACTCATCTACCTCTCCAAGCAGCCGAAGAGAGGGGGTGAACGTTCCTCTCATtttatgggggggtggggaatagaGGCACTTGCCCACATTAATCCAAGGAGCAGAAATGACAGCTAGCACTGATCCGCGCCACACATGGGTCCTGGCCCCACTCCCCAGCTTTCAACCAGGCCAGCACAGACCCCAGCATTGCAGGCTTGTGGGAAGGAAACCAGCTACCGCCAGGGCGCTGAAAGCCGGCCAGGCAAACCACCAGCACTAAGACACTCACGACCCTCGCTGCTGTGTTCACTGTTACCGTGGTCGTCCCTTCTAcgggtggggaaactgaggctctgagctTCAGATTCCACCCAGCAGGGCCTGGGCCTGTCCTCAACCTGTGCCCCCCACCAGTCCACAGCTGGCCCCAAACCCTAGCCGGCGTGATCTCAGTGTGGCCTCACCGGACACTTGCCTGATGCAACTGTCGCGCCACCGCCAGGCCCTTGCACAACCCAGGGCGCCCAGCTGGTCGGTTAACGATTGACCGGGGGTTAACAGGGCGCTGGGGCATAAAAGGTGGCAGCAGTGGCGCCGTGGCCGTACCCTCAGAGCCTCAGCCATGCCCACTCTCGCCCTGTGCCTATTATGCGTCCTGGCCACGGCAGCCCAGCCTGCCCCTGCAGCTCCCGTTAGGGGCCTGGAGCTGGCTGAACACGAGGAGCTGACCCTCCTCTTCCACGGGGCCCTGCAGCTGGGTCAGGCCCTCAACGGTGTGTACAGGGCCACGGAGGCACGGCTGACAAAGGCTGGGCACAGCCTGGGCCTCTATGGCCGTGCGCTGGGCCTTCTGGGGCAGGAGGTCAGCCGGGGCCGGGATGCAGCCCAGGAGCTACGCACAAGCCTGCTGGAGATGCAGGTGGGCACTGCAGCTGGGGCACTGTGGGGTGGGTAGGAGTTTGCAATAGAGTTGTCTAGGGTAACCAACTGTCTGGGTTTGCTCAGGAATTTGGGGGCAGGTGTCCCTGGAATATAGGACTCTATATAGGCCAACAAAGACAAGCTGGTCATCCTATTAACATCCGCTATTTCTTGAACAGATGGAGGAGGATACCCTAAA from Mustela erminea isolate mMusErm1 chromosome 1, mMusErm1.Pri, whole genome shotgun sequence harbors:
- the ANGPTL8 gene encoding angiopoietin-like protein 8, with protein sequence MPTLALCLLCVLATAAQPAPAAPVRGLELAEHEELTLLFHGALQLGQALNGVYRATEARLTKAGHSLGLYGRALGLLGQEVSRGRDAAQELRTSLLEMQMEEDTLKQQAEATARALGEVAQGQQVLRESMQQLEVRLRGAWLGHAQQEFEALKAHADKQSHIIWALTGHVQQQRREMVAQQHRLRQIQERLHTAALPA